CCGTGACAGGCTGCGGCGCTGCGGCTGACGCTGCCTTCTGGTAGGCCTGCGGCACAGCGCTTCGCGGCACATGCACCGGCTGTACGGGAGCCCGTTCCGGATCAGCCGCCTTCGGCCCGTTCTCCACAGCGGCAACCACTTCAATCTTCTTCTTCGTGAACATGCCCATGAAACCGCCGACTTTAATCTCTTTGGTGCTCAGGATGACAGCATCGCTTCCCAGCTCGCTGCGGATCGAATGCATGGCGTCAGGCATCGTATCGACCACATAACGCTTCACTCTCATAAGTTCACCACCCCGACGCTTTGAATTTCAATGTTTGGCTCCAGCTCGCTGTACGACAACACCGGTATATCCTGCATGGTCCGTTCAATGACCTGGCGGAGATACATGCGGATCGTAGGGGAGGTCAATACAATCGGCTGCTGGCCGGACTGCAGAAGACGGTTAATCTGCTCCGCCAGCCGCTGGTAGACGGTTTGGGTGGATACCGGATCAAGCGCCAGATAACTGCCTTGCTCCGTCTGCTGCACGCTTTCGGATATTTTTTTCTCCAGGCCCGGACCGACGGTAATGACCCGCAGCGTCTCGCCCGTCTGTGAGAACTGCTGGGTGATCTGCCGCGACAGAGACTGCCGCACATACTCGGTCAGAACATCCGGGTCCTTGGTGTAAGTGCCGTAATCAGCCAGCGTCTCGAAGATGGTCACAAGATCGCGGATCGAGATCTTCTCGCGCAGCAGCTTGCCCAGCACCTTCTGAATATCGCCGACAGCCAGAATAGACGGAATCAGCTCATCCACCAGCACAGGATAATTCTCTCTGAGATTGTCAACCAGCTGCTTCGTCTCCTGGCGTCCGAGTAATTCATGGCCATGCCGCTTAATCAGCTCGGTCAGATGCGTCGCTACAACCGAAGGAGGGTCAACCACCGTATAGCCCGACAATTCGGCACGTTCCTTCACCGATTCATCGATCCAGAGAGCCGGCAGGCCAAAGGATGGTTCGATCGTCTCAATCCCGCTGATCGACTCGTCATCATAACCGGGACTCATGGCAAGATAGTGATTAAGTAATAATTCACCGCCGCCCACGGTATTTCCTTTTATTTTGATGACATATTCATTCGGTTTCAGTTGAATATTGTCGCGGATGCGAATGACCGGCACGACAAGACCCATCTCCAGGGCACATTGCCGTCGAATCATGATGATTCTGTCGAGCAGGTCACCGCCCTGCCCCGTATCCGCCAGCGGTATCAGGCCATACCCGAATTCGAATTCTATCGGGTCTACCGTCAGCAGATTGATTACACTCTCCGGACTGCGCACCTCTTCGATCTGCTTCTCCTCGACCAGCTGTTCATCGGCAATCTGCTGCCGGTTAGCCTTCTGCCCCATGCTGTAAGCCGCATAAGCCATCAGACCTGCCAGCGGCAAGGTGGACATGATTGTAATCGGGGTGAAGAAGCCCAAGAAAGCAATGGTAGCAGCCACGATATAGAGCAGCTTCGGATAAGACAGCAATTGCCCGGTCAAATCCTCAGCCAGGTTGCCCTCCGAAGCCGCCCGGGTGACGATCAGGCCCGCAGCGGTAGAGATCAGCAAGGCCGGAATCTGGCTGACCAGCCCGTCCCCGATCGTAAGCACGGAATAGGTCGACAGCGCTGCCTGAAACGTCATGCCGTGAACCGTCATTCCGATAATGAACCCGCCGATCAGGTTGATGATGAGGATAATAATACTCGCAATAGCATCGCCTTTGACGAATTTGCTCGCACCGTCCATGGCGCCGAAGAAGTCCGCCTCGCGCTCTACATTGCGGCGGCGCTCGCGCGCCTGCTGTTCATTGATCATACCCGCGTTCAGATCCGCATCAATACTCATCTGCTTGCCGGGCATAGCATCCAGGGTGAAGCGTGCACCTACCTCCGCCACGCGCTCCGAGCCCTTAGTGATAACAATGAACTGCACGACCACCAGGATCAGGAAGACGATGAACCCGATGGCAATCTGCCCGCGCGCAATCCAGCTTCCGAAGGTGGCAACCACCTCACCGGCATGCCCTTCGGCAAGGATCAGCTTGGTGGTGGACAGGTTCAGGGCCAGCCGGAACAGCGTGGTGATCAGGAGCAATGAAGGGAATATCGAGAATTGGAGCGGGTCCTTCGTATTCATAGCCACCAATATAATAGTTAGGGCTATCGAAATATTGATAATTAACAGTACATCCAAAAGCCAGACAGGGATAGGCAGAATCATCATCAGCACAATACCGATAATGCCCAGCAGAACTGTTAGGTCTTTAGCTTTCAATGTCCTTTTCCTCCCCCGGCTTATCTCCTCTTGCCTTTAAGCTTGTATACATAGGCCAGCACTTCGGCAACGGCCTGGAACAGATCGGCCGGAACCACATCGCCAATCTCGGCTCTCTGGAATAATGCCCGTGCCAGCGGCTTGTTCTCCATCGTAACAACACCATGCTCCTTGGCCAGCTCCCTGATGCGGAGCGCTACATAATCCTGGCCTTTGGCGATAATCTGCGGAGCCTCCATAGTGGAACCGTCATACTTCAGGGCTACTGCAAAGTGGGTCGGGTTGGTGATGATGACATCAGCCTTGGGGACCTCCTGCATCATCCGCTGCATTGCCATTCTGCGCTGCCGCTCCCTGATCTTGCCTTTAATGATGGGGTCGCCCTCCATCTTTTTGTACTCGTCCTTAATGTCCTGCTTGGACATTTTCAGGCTTTTCTCATGCTCGTATTTCTGGTAGATATAGTCCAGGACAGCCATGATAAAAAGAGCCGCTGCAATCTTGATGCCCAGGCTCATCGTCAGCTTCGCCGCGAACCGGTAGACCCCTTCCGCATCAACATGCGAGAGGGAGGCAAAGCTCTCCTTCTCCCCCCAGAGTGTGCTGTACACCAGATAGGCAATCAGCAGGAGCTTGAAGACCGATTTGAGAAATTCGACAAACGAACGGGTCGAGAAAATATTCTTGAACCCTTTAATCGGGTTAATCTTGCTGAACTTCGGGGTAATCCCTTCGCCTGAAGCCATGAAGCCCACCTGCGCGAAGTTCACTACCAGCGCCAGCAGGAAGGTGATGCCCAGCAGGGGAGCGAGCAGAATCAGAATCTGCAGCCCGTACTGGTTGAACAGCGTGGAGATATTCTCCGGCGTGACCTCCAGCATCATCCGGTGCTGAAACACGTCCGTGTACAGCTTCATAAACCGTTCTTTCATGAACCCGCCAAAAATACTCAGGGACAGCAGCGCCGAGAACAGCACGACCGCACCAGACAGCTCTGCACTTTTGGCAACCTGGCCCTTCTTGCGGGCATCCTGCCGTTTCTTGGGGGTAGCCTTCTCGGTCTTGTCCCCGCCGAACAGCTGAAGATTCAGTTTGTACCGTGGCCGCTTCGCCATGTGATCCCCTCTCCTTACCTCTGCCTAAGGGCTCTTCCCCATGAGGCCAAGCAGGTTGTGCATGGACTCGAACATAATGTCGAAGAGGTTACGGAACAGCGCAGCCATCCCCGGCATCAGAATCAGCAGCAGCGCCAGGCCTATAATAATTTTGAGCGGAACGCCGATGACAAACACATTGTATTGCGGAGCCGTTCTCGCCAGGAAGGCAAGGCCCACATCCGTCAGGAACAGGGCTGCCACCAGCGGGGCCGACATCTGGAAGGCCAGCATGAAGGACTGCGCAAAGGTGCGGACCAGAAATTCCGACAGGCTGCCGTCAATCATGGTGAGGAACAGATTATTGTCCAGCGGCACCCATTTGTAGCTGTAGACGATGGCATCCAGCAGGTAGTGATGACCGTTCATGCTCAGGAACAGCAGCAGCGCAATCATATACTTGAAGTTGCCGATAATCGGCGCGGATGCCCCGGTCATCGGATCGATGACGTTGGCAATTCCGAACCCGATCTGAATATCGATGAACGAGCCTGCCGTCTGAATCGTCATGAACATCAGGTAGGCGACAAAGCCGAGCAGCAGCCCGATCAGCGCCTCCCGCATAATCAGGAGCACATAACTGAGATCCTGCGCAACCGTAACACTCATGCCGCCAGAGCTGAAGATGACCATCGATACAAAAAAAGACAGGCCAATTTTGAATGTTGCCGGCACACTTTGCGAAGAAAAGACAGGAACAACAACAAAAAAGGCGGTAATTCGACAAAAAATCAGCAAAAAAACAGGAAAACTTTGCACCAGGGTCTCTATATTCATCAGCTCAACCGATATACATATAGAGGCTTCCCAGGATTTGGCTGGTGAAATCGACCAGCTTCGTTATGATCCACGGACCAAACAGCAGCAGGGCGAGCAGCACGGCCACGATTTTGGGTACAAACGCCAGGGTCTGCTCCTGAATCTGGGTAGTGGCTTGAAAAATACTGACGATCAGTCCTACCACCAGACCAAGGATCAGCATGGGGGCGCTGGTTTCCAGCACTAAATACACGGCTTGGCCGGCAAGGCCGATAATAAAATCCGGATTCATCCCGTATGCCTCCTCTTAAAGATCAGGTGTTAAAACTCATAAGCAGCGATTTGACTACCAGATACCACCCGTCTACCAGCACGAATAGCATAATTTTGAAAGGCAGCGATATCATAACCGGCGGCAGCATCATCATCCCCATCGCCATCAGGGTGCTCGACACCACAATATCGATAATGAGAAAAGGAATGAAGATCATAAAGCCCATCGTAAAAGCCTTCTTCATCTCACCGATTGCAAATGCCGGCACCATGACGGTTAACGGAATATCGTTGTAGCTGGCCGGCTTGGCCGTAGCCTTGCTTCCGGTATAGTTCATGAACAGCAGCAAGTCCTTGGTGTTGGTCTGCTTGAACATGAATTCCTTAATCGGCTCCTGCGCCTTGTTCAGCGCCTCGCTCTGGGTCAGCGTGCCCTTTATATACGGCTGTAAGGCCGTCTCGTTCACGGTGGCCAGTGTAGGCGACATAATGAACAAGGTCAGGAACAGCGCCAGTCCTACCAGCACCTGGTTCGGAGGCATCTGCTGGGTACCGAGCGAGGTTCTGACGAAGCCCAGCACGATCACAATCCGGGTGAAGCTGGTCATCAGGACCAGGAATGCCGGAGCGATGCTCAGGACCGTTACGAGCAGCAGAATTGAAATGGAGCTTGTCCCTCCGCCTGATCCGCCGCTGCCTCCGACCTCAATATTGATGTTCGGGATCGGATCAGCATGTACCGGATGCAGCAGGAGGACACTGAATACACCAAGCAGCAGTAAAGAAAGAATCAGCTTTTTTTTCATAATTCCCCCGGCTTCTTCAGATCCTCATCCCTTAGCAGCTCCTCCAGCTTCTCTTTGCGCTCAGGGGCCTGCGCCAGCTTGGATTGCAGGGTCTCATAGAAGGACGAAGTCTCGCTAAGTTCAATTTCCTCGGATGGAATCTCACCGCGCAGCTTCGATCTGATCTTGGCGACAAGCGGTGTAATGAAATTCTCCGTTCCCGAAGACTGCTCTTCAAAAGCGGAAATTATCAGCGCCACCTCTGCCGGATCCGAAATCTTATCCATCATAGAGATGTTCTCGCCTACACCTATAAGATACAGGCTGCCGCCCAGCTCGATGATCTGAATCGACTTATTCGGGCCAAGCCCCAGCGCGCCCAGCGTGCGGATGGAACGGCCGCTCATCAGTGTCTGATTGCGGCGTCCCAGGAAACGGATCAGCAGCACGATAAGAACAATAATGATTGCAAGCACAAAGATAACCTTCAAAAGATTCAGCAGGGCACTACTACCGTCTCCGAACGTTTCGGAAGTGGCTAACATACCTTAATTCCTATACACCCAGCGTTTTGTTGATCGCTTCAATAACCCGGTCAGCCTGGAACGGCTTCACGATGAAGTCCTTGGCGCCGGCTTGAATTGCATCAATAACCATAGCCTGCTGACCCATGGCTGAACACATGATGACTTTGGCATTGGCATCTACCTTCTTGATCTCTTTCAGGGCGGCGATTCCGTCCATCTCAGGCATGGTGATATCCATCGTGATCAGATCCGGACGCAGTTCCTTGAATTTCTCAATCGCCTGTGAACCGTCCTGGGCTTCACCCACAACCTCAAACCCGTTCTTCGACAAAATGTCCCGGATCATCATTCTCATAAATGCTGCATCGTCCACGATTAGAATTCGGTTAGCCATTTTTACAAAATCCTCCCTAAGTATGCTTATTGTAATTTCTGTATACGGTCCCACTGGCTGACGATATCGGTAACGCGGACACCAAAGTTTTCGTCGATAACTACGACTTCCCCTTTGGCAATGAGCTTGTTGTTCACTAGGATGTCAACAGGCTCGCCCGCCAGCTTGTCCAGTTCAATAATTGAACCTTGCGACATTTCCAGAATATCTTTGATCTGCTTCTGGGTCCTTCCTAATTCTACGGTTACCTTCAGGGGTATGTCCATCAATAAATTTAAATTATTTTCGTCGATATTGCCGAATGCCCCGGCATTCAGATTAGCGAACTGAACAGGCTGCACATTCACGTTGCGGCCCGGTGCCGGATTCTGCGGCGGAGCCTGCTGATACGGCGTCCCCTGCGGCGGCATTCCGTATGGCGGCATCCCCTGCATTCCATACGCCGGCATCCCTTGCGGAGGGTAATAATATCCGCCTTCCGGCATCCCCGGATAGGGCGGCATTCCCTGTCCCTGCGGCGGATACTGCGGCGGGTATCCCGGTACTTCCGGCGCCGGCATCTGCTGCTGCGCTGTAGGCGGCGCTTGCGGCGGCTCCGGTGCTGCTGCGGCAGGCGGAGGAGTCTGTGCCGGCTTCTCCAGAGGCGCGGCCGCAGCTTCCGGCTCAGGCTGGCTGACATCACCTAGCAGCATGGTCACCATATCCTTGGCGAACTGCACCGGCAGCAGCTGCATGATGGTCGAATCAATCAGATCACCGATCTTCAGCCGGAAGGAAATCTGGATCAGAGTTTCATCATCCGGCAGGCTGCCGACCCCTTCACCGCTGGACATATTCAGAATATCGATGCCGGGCGGAGAGATGTTGACGAACCGGTTAAAGATCGTTGACATTGAGGTAGCAGATGAGCCCATCATCTGGTTCATCGCTTCCTGCACGGCGCTGATATGGATCTCATTGAGCTCCTCATCCTTGGGCTGCCCTTCCCCGCCAAGCATCAGGTCGGCAATGACCTGCGCATCCCTGATCTTGATGACCAGGGAATTGATCCCCTGGAAGCCGTCCACATACTGCACATGAACCGCCACATGAGGTTTCGGGAAGGCCTCCTCGAACTCTCCGCGGGTTATGATCGACACCTTCGGTGTGGTGATATCCACCTTTTTGCCCAAGAGGGTGGACAAGGCGGTCGCCGCACTTCCAAAGGTGATATTGCCGATCTCTCCCAGCGCATCCTGTTCAAACGGCGTTAAGTAATCATCCACGGTCTTCGGTGAAGGAGCCAGGGTGCCTTCCGCAGACTGTCTTAGAAGGGCATCGATCTCCTCCTGGGACAAATAATCTTTACTCGTCAAACTCTTCAACCCCTTCGCTGACAATCTCGTCTATTTGTACAGCCACACGTTCTTTGATCATCCCAGGACTTCCGATGAATTTCAGCTTGTCCCCTACCTTGATCGACAGACCGGAATCCACAGTCTTGTTCAGGGATATCACGTCGCCGACACTGAGTCCGAGAAATTCAGCGATGGATAACCTGGATTCGCCCAGCTCGGCCACAATCGGAAGCTGGGCCCGGTGGACCCTCGCCCGTATCGCTTCAAGCTCTACCTCATCGCGCACCTTCTTCTCGGAGACAAACCACTGGTGTACAGACAGCCTCGACATGATCGGCTCCAGTACAACGTGAGGAATACAGAGGTTGATCATCCCTGTGGTATCCCCGATTTTGGTGCTGAGGGAGATCAGGGCAATCGTCTCATTGGGCGATACAATTTGCATGAACTGCGGATTCGTTTCCAGTGCCTCCATCCGCGGATGGATATCAAGCACCGTTTTCCAGGCCTCCTGCAGGCTTTCAAAGCACCGGCTGAAGATCCGCTCCATGATCGTCGTCTCAATCTCGGTCAGCGCATTAATCTTGGAGGGTGCTGTTCCGAAGCCGCCCAGCAGCCGGTCCAGCATGGCAAAGGCGATATTCGGGTGAACCTCCATGACCATCCGGCCCTCCAGCGGCTCGGCTTCAAAGATGTTCAGAATCGTCATCTTCGGAATGGAGCGGATAAACTCATCATAAGGGAGCTGCTCTACCTGAACGACATTGATCTGCACGAAGGTACGTAATTGGGCCGAAAAGTATGTCGTAAGATAGCGGGCAAAGTTATCATGTATCCGTGTGAGACTGCGGATATGATCCTTGGAGAAGCGCACAGCCCGTTTGAAATCATAAGAGCGGATCTTCTTCTGGGTCTCTTCTTTTTTAAGTTCGTCGGCATCCATCTCTCCGGATGAAAGTGCAGCAAGCAGCGCATCAATTTCGTTTTGTGATAGTACATCAACCAATTCAATCACCCCCCATCAAAGAATCGACCCGCCTGCAGCTACATCGGTGCCAGTATAAATTTAGTGAATTCAATCTGGGTAATCGAACCTTTAGTCAAGTTCTTATTGATCATGTTCGCCAGCTTGCTGTTGAACTGGTCCTTGCCGCCTGCCCCGTTCAGCTCCTCGGGCTTCGTATCGGCAATCGCTTTGATAATCAGCGGTGCAAACTTTATTGTTTTTATCTTCTCGAATTCTTCCTTGGACTTCGCTGAATCCAGTTGAATCGCGATGTCAACTGACAGGATGTAATCGGGATCGGCAGTGTTAGTTTTGATATCTGTGATTTCGGCTGTCAATTCGACGATTTCATCAGCCGAGAGCTTTTTAGCTTCCACGTTCTGGACAGCCTGGTTCGCATCATTCGGATCACTCGGGAAAATCTTGTCCATCAGCAAGAATGCGGCGACTACGATAAGCGTAATGGCCAGCAGTATCGTAATGAGCCACGGCAGCATCTTTTTCATGAAAGCTCCTCCATCGACTGGACTTTAATGGTGGCAGCATGTGTGCCTATGTCCCTGTTATATTCCTTGATCATGTTAATGACTTCATCGGCCTTCTCACGCACAATCAGCCTTTTGCCCGTTACCAGCGTAATGTACGTGTCCGGTGATTCCTCCACCATTTCAACCAACAGGGCATTCAGCCACATGGCCGTCCCGTTCAATCTTGTTACCGAAATCATAACAGGCCTCCTAATAAAAATAGGGGGAGGAGTTCCTCCCCCACGACTGTTCCGACAATCCTGCCGGCGGCAGTATGTCAGGATAAAGCAAGTATTAAGCTAATCTGTGAGCTTAACGCTTCAGGTTAACCACTTCCTGCAGCACTTCGTCAGAGGTGGTAATGATCCGCGAGTTCGCCTGGAAGCCGCGCTGGGTCACAATCATCTCCGTGAATTCGCCGGTCAGGTCAACGTTGGACATCTCCAGCTGGCCAGTAACGATGCTGCCGGTTCCCGCTTCCGCGTTGCCGGCAGTGGTCGGCTCCAGCGCACCCTCCGCATTAGCGTTGAGTGTCACCCGGTACAGATTACCGCCAATCTTCTCCAGACCCGACGGATTACTCACCTTGCCGATCCCAATCTGTACACCGTTCTCCGTAGTACCATCAGCCATCGTCTGCACAATCGTACCGTTGCTGGAGATGGAGAATGCCGTAACATCTTCACCAATCTGAATGGGTCCGCCTCCGGCGTCAACGACAGCTAAGCCATCCGATGTAATCAGATTGCGGTTGGCGTCCACATGGAAATCTCCGGCACGGGTCAGGAACGGAACCTCCTGGTCAGCCGAGAGCTTCACCAGAAAGAACCCGTCTCCATCGATCCGCAGATCTGTAGGGTTATTCGTTGTCATCGCACTACCAGCTGTGTGCATAGTGTCAACGGAACCGATCGATACCCCGAGACCGATTTGTTTGGCATTGATTCCGCCTTGTCCCTCTTCCCCAGGTGCTGTAACCCCGGATACGGTCTGGCTCATAATATCCTTGAACATGACGCGCCCCGATTTGAAGCCGATGGTATTGACATTAGCGATATTGTTACCGATAACATCCAGCTTCGTCTGGAAACCGCGCATACCTGAAACCCCTGAATACATCGATCTTAACATGAATTATCGTCCTCCCGGATATAGAGTCTTCAGACTCTTAAGAATTGGATTGTTGAAGCTATGGGCGCAGCCGCGTCAGTCGGTCGGCGGCCGCTGCCGGCTCTCCAGTTCGGACCAGCCGGTTCAAGATATAATTACTGCACTGTCAATCTGCGTGAAGACATTGTCTTTCATCGACTGGCCGTCCATGGCTGTGACCACGGTCCGGTTGGCGACACTTACGATTAACGCCATGTCCTTCATGAGGATCAGCGACTCTTTGCTGCCCTTGGCGGCTGCCTTATCTACAGCTGAGGAGATCTGATCCAGCTGGCGGCTGCCAAGCTCGATTCCCCGCTGTTCCAGACGTCTCGCTGCATGATTGCTGAATTTCAGCAAATTCTTCTGCAGCACACTCTCGAAGGAAGCCTCGGAGCTTGCCGCATTCTTAACGGATGACGGACGCTGCAGGGCAGAAGGATGAACCGTTCCGGGGTACAGCTGCCCGATAGTTATGCGGTCACTCATGCCGTCTCCCCGCTCTCCCCGCCGCCTGATGAAGAGTCACTGCCTGCTTCTGCTTCACTAACGGCATTCTGGATTTCCGTGACATCCGTTAACGCAATGCGCTCCTTGCCTACAACCGCGTATTGGACACCGCTGCTGACAACAATGGATTCTACATTGCCGGATTTCGGCAATTTCGTCTCGGCATCCGTCCAGGTGATCTGCTTGCCGATCAGACCGGAGACCGAGCCCAGCGACTGATTCATCGCCGTAAGCTGGGTTGAAATATTCATAAGCTGCTCAACCGATGAGAACTGGGCCATCTGGGCGATGAATTCCTTGTCCTCCATCGGCTGCATCGGGTCCTGATTCTGCAGCTGAGTCATTAGAATCTTCAGGAACTGATCCTTGCCGAGTGTAGAACTGCCGGTGGCCTTGGGCTTATTATCGACTACATAATTCCATTGATCACTCGTTGATACGGGGGGTGTTGTTGCCATGCTTTTCTCACCTCACTTGTCTGTTCACTTGTTCCCTATGCTTTGGCTGAGAAGCCGCCGTCCTGTGCAAGCTCCTGCTGAGCCGAGACCCAATCCTTCCATTCTCCACCCAGCTCCGCAGCCAATACTGCATCTCCGGATTCTTCCTGACGTTCCCTTGATCTTCTGCCCTGCTGCTGGCTGCCTGCCCCTGCCTGCTGGCCTTGTTGTCCGGTCCACTGTGACTGCGGGGAAGAGCTGTTCTGCGATACTTCCAGCCGTTCTACCTGAAGCCCCTGGGATTGCAGCGCCAGGCGAAGCTGGTTCATCTGCTGCTCCAGCATATCCTTGGTTCCGGCGTGCTGGGTCAGGAATTGCGCAACCAGATTACCGTTATGCATCGATATCTTCACATCCACCTGCCCCAGATTCTC
This region of Paenibacillus sp. FSL K6-1096 genomic DNA includes:
- a CDS encoding flagellar hook capping FlgD N-terminal domain-containing protein, producing MATTPPVSTSDQWNYVVDNKPKATGSSTLGKDQFLKILMTQLQNQDPMQPMEDKEFIAQMAQFSSVEQLMNISTQLTAMNQSLGSVSGLIGKQITWTDAETKLPKSGNVESIVVSSGVQYAVVGKERIALTDVTEIQNAVSEAEAGSDSSSGGGESGETA